A stretch of Miscanthus floridulus cultivar M001 chromosome 13, ASM1932011v1, whole genome shotgun sequence DNA encodes these proteins:
- the LOC136501971 gene encoding uncharacterized protein, translated as MYFNGALNINGAGAGILFITPTRDKLRYVLRIHFTVSNNAAKYEACLHGLRIAVELGVKRLMVYGDSMLVINQLNKDWSCSSEKMDAYYAEIRKIEGKFYGIEYHHVVRDQNQIADQLSKIGSSRTTAPPGVFVQDLLTPSIKEDKEVVEVTPTKQLVLTIPSQVTDWRE; from the coding sequence atgtacttcaacggcgcccttaatatcaatggggccggtgcgggcattctgttcattacaccaACAAGGGATAAACTCAGATACGTTCTTCGCATACACTTCAcggtctccaacaacgccgcaaaatacgaagcatgtctccacggcctccgaatagccgtcgagctcggcgtaaaacgcctcatggtatacggggactccatgctggttatcaatcaacttaataaagattggtcctgctccagtgagaaaATGGATGCTTActacgccgaaatcaggaagattgaagggaaattctacggcatcgagtaccatcatgtggtacgggatcaaaatcaaatagccgaccagctatcgaagataggatcttctcgcaccaCGGCTCCGCCGGGGGTCTTCgttcaggacctcttgacaccatccattaaggaagacaaggaagttgtagaagtaacCCCTACCAAGCAATTGGTACTCACGATACCTTCGCaggtcaccgattggagggaatag